One genomic window of Musa acuminata AAA Group cultivar baxijiao unplaced genomic scaffold, Cavendish_Baxijiao_AAA HiC_scaffold_1137, whole genome shotgun sequence includes the following:
- the LOC135671068 gene encoding transmembrane 9 superfamily member 7-like encodes MANAGAIAAILLLSCLLVYPPSHAFYLPGVAPRDFHKDDELQVKVNKLSSTKTQLPYDFYFLDYCKPSKIMNNAENLGEVLRGDRIENSIYVFKMRRDETCKVSCRTKLTAESAKNFKEKIDDEYRVNMILDNLPVAVPRLRRDGSQAPTYEHGFRVGYKSKDDKYYINNHLSFRVMYHKDPESEDSRIVGFEVIPSSVKHEYTDWDEKNPKVHTCTPSTKITPSSNTPQEVAADAYIVFSYDVTFQPSEIKWASRWDTYLLMNDDQIHWFSIINSLMIVLFLSGMVAMIMMRTLYRDIANYNQLETQDEAQEETGWKLVHGDVFRPPSNSGLLCVYVGTGVQFFGMTLVTMIFASLGFLSPSNRGGLMTAMVLLWVFMGLFAGYSSARLYKMFKGAEWKKITLKTAFMFPGIVFGIFFMLNALIWGEKSSGAVPFGTMFALVFLWFGISVPLVFVGSYLGFKKPAIEDPVRTNKIPRQIPALAWYMQPAFSVLIGGILPFGAVFIELFFILTSIWLNQFYYIFGFLFIVFVILIVTCAEITIVLCYFQLCSEDYHWWWRAYLTAGSSALYLFAYSVFYFFTKLEITKVVSGILYFGYMLITSYAFFVLTGTIGFYACLWFVRKIYSSVKID; translated from the exons ATGGCGAACGCCGGCGCGATCGCCGCTATTCTCCTCCTCTCCTGCCTTCTCGTCTACCCTCCGTCCCACGCCTTCTACCTCCCCGGCGTCGCCCCTCGAGACTTCCACAAG GATGATGAACTTCAAGTCAAAGTGAACAAGCTTTCGTCAACAAAGACACAACTTCCATATGATTTCTATTTCTTGGATTACTGTAAGCCTTCCAAGATCATGAACAATGCCGAGAATTTGGGGGAGGTTCTTCGTGGTGATCGCATTGAAAATTCCATTTACGTT TTTAAAATGAGAAGGGATGAAACCTGCAAGGTATCCTGCCGTACCAAACTTACCGCAGAATCTGCAAAGAACTTTAAggaaaaaattgatgatgaatatcgagTTAACAT GATCTTGGACAACCTCCCTGTTGCGGTACCTAGGCTAAGAAGAGATGGAAGCCAAGCACCAACTTATGAACATGGATTTCGTGTTGGTTACAAG AGCAAGGacgataaatattatataaacaaCCACCTAAGTTTCAGAGTCATGTACCATAAAGATCCAGAGTCCGAGGATTCTCGTATTGTTGGCTTTGAGGTGATTCCAAGCAG TGTAAAGCACGAATACACTGACTGGGATGAGAAAAACCCTAAGGTGCATACATGCACGCCAAGTACCAAAATAACTCCAAGCAGCAATACGCCCCAAGAAGTAGCTGCAGATGCATATATCGTATTCTCATATGATGTCACCTTCCAG CCAAGTGAAATCAAATGGGCTTCCCGTTGGGACACCTATCTTCTCATGAATGATGACCAAATCCACTGGTTTTctatcattaattcattaatgatAGTTCTTTTTTTGTCTGGCATGGTAGCCATGATTATGATGAGAACCCTCTATAGAGATATAGCTAACTACAATCAGTTAGAGACACAGGATGAGGCCCAGGAAGAAACTGGATGGAAATTAGTCCACGGTGATGTTTTCAGACCACCGAGTAACTCTGGCCTGCTTTGTGTTTATGTGGGAACAGGTGTGCAGTTTTTTGGAATGACCCTGGTCACTATGATATTTGCATCGTTAGGTTTCCTCTCCCCATCCAACCGGGGGGGTCTGATGACTGCTATGGTTCTCTTGTGGGTTTTTATGGGCCTATTCGCTGGGTATTCGTCAGCCCGCCTCTATAAAATGTTCAAAGGTGCAGAGTGGAAAAAGATCACCTTGAAAACTGCATTCATGTTTCCTGGTATCGTTTTCGGCATATTCTTCATGTTGAATGCTTTAATCTGGGGGGAGAAATCATCCGGTGCCGTACCATTTGGTACCATGTTTGCGTTGGTCTTTCTATGGTTTGGTATATCCGTACCCCTCGTCTTTGTTGGTAGTTATTTGGGCTTCAAGAAGCCAGCAATCGAGGATCCGGTAAGGACCAACAAAATCCCCAGGCAGATACCTGCTCTGGCCTGGTACATGCAACCAGCTTTCTCTGTACTGATCGGGGGCATACTTCCGTTCGGTGCTGTTTTCATTGAGCTCTTCTTCATCCTGACATCGATATGGCTGAACCAGTTCTATTACATCTTTGGTTTTCTCTTCATAGTCTTCGTCATCCTCATAGTTACCTGTGCCGAAATAACCATAGTGCTTTGCTACTTCCAGCTGTGCAGTGAGGACTATCACTGGTGGTGGAGGGCATATTTGACTGCAGGTTCCTCCGCCCTATACCTCTTTGCATATTCTGTGTTCTATTTCTTCACGAAGCTGGAGATAACCAAGGTGGTCTCTGGGATTCTGTATTTTGGGTACATGCTGATAACGTCATATGCATTCTTCGTGTTAACGGGGACAATTGGCTTTTATGCTTGTTTATGGTTTGTCCGAAAGATCTATTCATCTGTGAAAATAGATTGA
- the LOC135581672 gene encoding eukaryotic initiation factor 4A-15-like isoform X1 — translation MYERTEGVEFYSRSIIRAFRDLTLWERVLDFSSFISAIMAGMAPEGSQFDARQYDAKMNELISQDGQDFFASYDEVFDSFDAMGLQENLLRGIYAYGFEKPSAIQQRGIVPFCKGLDVIQQAQSGTGKTATFCAGILQQLDYGLVQCQALVLAPTRELAQQIEKVMRALGDYLGVKVHACVGGTSVREDQRILSSGVHVVVGTPGRVFDMLRRQSLRPDYIKMFVLDEADEMLSRGFKDQIYDIFQLLPSKIQVGLFSATMPPEALEITHKFMNKPVRILVKRDELTLEGIKQFYVNVEKEEWKLETLCDLYETLAITQSVIFVNTRRKVDWLTDKMRSRDHTVSATHGDMDQNTRDIIMREFRSGSSRVLITTDLLARGIDVQQVSLVINFDLPTQPENYLHRIGRSGRFGRKGVAINFVTRDDERMLSDIQRFYNVVIEELPSNVADLI, via the exons ATGTATGAACGGACTGAGGGCGTAGAGTTCTATTCCCGTTCAATCATCAGGGCTTTTCGTGATCTGACCCTCTGGGAGAGGGTTTTagatttttcttcatttatttcAG CAATCATGGCTGGAATGGCACCTGAAGGATCTCAATTCGATGCTCGCCAATATGATGCCAAAATGAATGAGCT GATTTCACAAGATGGACAGGATTTTTTTGCCTCATATGATGAGGTTTTTGATAGTTTTGATGCTATGGGTCTCCAAGAGAACCTTCTAAGGGGCATTTATGCATATG GTTTTGAAAAACCCTCTGCAATCCAACAAAGAGGTATTGTTCCTTTCTGCAAGGGACTTGATGTCATTCAACAGGCACAATCAGGGACCGGAAAAACTGCAACATTCTGTGCTGGTATATTGCAGCAGCTTGATTATGGATTGGTACAGTGTCAGGCTTTGGTTCTTGCTCCAACTCGTGAATTAGCACAGCAGATTGAAAAGGTGATGCGTGCACTTGGCGATTATCTTGGCGTCAAAGTTCATGCTTGTGTTGGAGGAACTAGTGTTCGTGAAGACCAGCGGATTCTTTCTAGTGGGGTTCATGTCGTAGTGGGGACACCTGGTCGTGTATTTGACATGTTAAGAAGACAGTCTCTCCGCCCTGACTACATCAAGATGTTTGTTCTAGACGAGGCAGATGAAATGCTTTCTCGTGGTTTCAAGGATCAG ATATATGACATCTTTCAGCTGCTTCCTTCTAAAATTCAAGTTGGCTTATTCTCTGCCACAATGCCTCCCGAGGCTCTTGAGATTACTCACAAGTTTATGAACAAGCCTGTGAGAATCCTTGTGAAGCGAGATGAGCTCACTTTGGAGGGTATCAAGCAATTCTATGTCAATGTAGAGAAGGAAGAGTGGAAGCTCGAGACCTTGTGTGATCTCTATGAGACGTTGGCCATCACACAGAGTGTAATTTTTGTCAACACTCGACGCAAGGTAGATTGGCTGACTGACAAAATGAGGAGCAGGGATCATACGGTCTCAGCAACCCACGGAGACATGGATCAGAACACTAGGGATATTATAATGCGAGAGTTTCGCTCTGGCTCCTCTCGTGTACTCATCACCACTGATCTTCTTGCTCGTGGTATCGATGTGCAACAGGTCTCCCTGGTTATAAATTTTGATCTGCCGACCCAGCCGGAGAACTATCTTCATCGTATTGGGCGAAGTGGCCGTTTCGGGAGAAAGGGTGTGGCAATCAACTTTGTCACCCGTGACGATGAAAGAATGTTGTCTGACATCCAGAGGTTTTACAATGTGGTGATCGAGGAGCTGCCATCCAATGTCGCAGACCTAATCTGA
- the LOC135670923 gene encoding zinc transporter 7-like — MSVVEAFDILVCLTRFREQLSYFSVRVSESMAATSCAAVDAAEECRDGEEALRLKVAAIAAILVAGTVGVAIPLVGRKQRLLRTDGGLFVCAKAFAAGVILATGFVHMLHGAESSLTHPCLPDSPWRRFPFAGFGAMLAALGTLVVDFLGTQFYERKQRAESTNAAAAVTAVAPITAAEDDKNGITVISVAPEARGKASGSEKGPMHIVGMHVHSTAHRHGHVHVLATPGRSHGHDHEDEGETSSHARNVVVSQILELGIVSHSVIIGLSLGVSQSPCTIRPLVAALSFHQFFEGFALGGCISQAQFKNTVAAVMACFFAITTPAGIAVGLGIASSYNAKSPRALVVEGLLDSMSAGILIYMALVDLIAADFLSQTMRCNVRLQVASYSALFLGAGAMSALAVWA, encoded by the exons ATGTCTGTCGTTGAG GCTTTTGATATTTTGGTCTGCCTCACTCGATTCCGTGAGCAGCTGAGCTATTTTTCGG TGAGGGTGTCGGAGTCGATGGCGGCGACGAGCTGCGCGGCCGTCGATGCGGCGGAGGAGTGCCGGGACGGCGAGGAGGCTTTGCGGCTTAAGGTTGCGGCCATCGCGGCGATCCTGGTGGCCGGAACCGTCGGCGTGGCCATCCCTCTCGTGGGGCGGAAGCAGCGGCTTCTGCGCACGGACGGGGGCCTGTTCGTCTGCGCCAAGGCGTTCGCCGCCGGTGTTATACTCGCAACGGGCTTCGTGCATATGTTGCACGGAGCAGAGTCGTCGCTCACGCACCCCTGCCTCCCGGACTCTCCCTGGCGGCGCTTCCCCTTCGCCGGCTTCGGAGCAATGCTGGCGGCGCTTGGCACCCTCGTCGTCGACTTCTTGGGAACCCAGTTCTACGAGCGGAAGCAACGAGCGGAGTCGACGAATGCCGCGGCCGCCGTAACTGCAGTGGCGCCAATAACGGCAGCGGAAGATGACAAGAACGGAATCACCGTCATCTCAGTGGCCCCGGAGGCGAGGGGGAAGGCGTCGGGGAGTGAGAAAGGCCCAATGCACATCGTAGGGATGCACGTCCATTCGACGGCGCATCGCCACGGCCATGTGCACGTCCTCGCGACCCCCGGCCGCTCTCACGGCCATGACCACGAGGACGAGGGCGAGACCTCCTCTCACGCAAGGAACGTGGTGGTATCTCAG ATATTGGAGCTTGGAATCGTGTCGCATTCCGTCATCATCGGACTCTCGTTGGGCGTGTCACAGAGCCCATGCACCATAAGGCCCCTGGTGGCAGCCCTCTCCTTCCACCAGTTCTTCGAAGGCTTCGCACTGGGCGGGTGCATCTCGCAG GCACAGTTCAAGAACACGGTGGCGGCCGTGATGGCGTGCTTCTTCGCCATCACGACGCCCGCGGGGATCGCCGTCGGCTTGGGCATCGCGTCGTCCTACAACGCCAAGAGCCCGAGGGCGCTGGTGGTGGAGGGGTTGCTGGACTCGATGTCGGCGGGGATTCTGATATACATGGCTTTGGTGGATCTGATCGCTGCCGATTTCCTGAGCCAGACGATGAGATGCAACGTGCGGCTTCAGGTGGCGTCCTACTCTGCCCTGTTCCTCGGCGCCGGAGCGATGTCGGCCCTCGCCGTCTGGGCGTGA
- the LOC135670940 gene encoding uncharacterized protein LOC135670940, whose translation MARSPVLIYLIVVLFVLLLLSFAPKRPNRPHRRLKLRSAADVSDQTGRDRRGIPFDPVIADIERRREDREWERAHFLPQGHAPAMEAQPEWEDFMDAEDYINDEERFNVSDRIVQLFPKIDVAPADGFVSSDELAEWNLRQVEKEVMHRTQRDMELHDKNHDGFISFEEYEPPNWARRYHDDNATDDKVGWWKAEHFNASDMNGDSLLNLTEFNDFLHPADTNNPKLIHWLSKEEIRERDKDKDGKLNFQEYFNGFFDLIRKDDVYNFTHESDGSTDAPAKRLFSQLDHNNDGYLSEDELIPVIGDLHPSERYYAKQQADYVISEADTDKDRRLTLKEMIENPYVFYSAIFAEEDDYNYHDEFR comes from the exons ATGGCGAGATCCCCCGTCTTGATCTATTTGATCGTGGTGCTCTTCGTGCTCCTACTCCTCTCCTTCGCCCCGAAACGACCTAACCGCCCCCACCGCCGGCTAAAGCTCCGTTCCGCCGCTGACGTCTCCGACCAGACCGGCCGCGACCGCCGTGGCATTCCCTTCGACCCTGTCATCGCAGACATCGAGCGCCGCCGGGAGGATCGCGAGTGGGAGCGGGCCCACTTCCTCCCCCAGGGTCACGCCCCCGCCATGGAGGCCCAGCCCGAGTGGGAGGACTTCATGGACGCTGAAGACTACATCAACGACGAGGAGCGCTTCAATGTCTCCGACCGCATCGTGCAGCTCTTTCCCAAGATCGACGTTGCCCCCGCCGACGGCTTTGTTAGCTCCGATGAGCTGGCCGAGTGGAATCTCAGGCAGGTGGAGAAAGAGGTGATGCACCGGACTCAGCGGGACATGGAGCTCCATGACAAGAATCACGACGGCTTCATCTCGTTCGAGGAGTACGAGCCGCCCAACTGGGCCCGTCGATACCATG ATGATAATGCAACCGATGATAAAGTGGGATGGTGGAAAGCGGAGCATTTCAATGCTTCAGATATGAATGGTGATAGTCTTCTTAATCTAACAGAGTTTAATGA CTTTCTTCATCCAGCTGACACCAACAATCCAAAGCTGATCCACTGGTTGTCCAAAGAAGAAATTAG GGAAAGAGATAAAGATAAAGATGGGAAGCTTAATTTTCAAGAATATTTTAATGGTTTCTTTGACTTAATAAGGAAAGATGATGTTTACAATTTTACACATGAATCCGATGGTTCAACAGATGCACCGGCTAAAAGGCTTTTCTCACAGCTTGACCACAACAATGATGG ATACTTATCAGAAGATGAGTTGATACCCGTAATTGGTGATCTACACCCATCAGAGCGTTACTATGCTAAGCAACAAGCTGATTATGTTATTTCAGAG GCAGATACAGATAAAGACAGGCGCTTAACTTTGAAAGAGATGATTGAAAATCCTTATGTATTCTACAGTGCTATTTTTGCCGAGGAAGATGATTATAACTATCATGATGAGTTCCGCTAG
- the LOC135581672 gene encoding eukaryotic initiation factor 4A-15-like isoform X2 encodes MAGMAPEGSQFDARQYDAKMNELISQDGQDFFASYDEVFDSFDAMGLQENLLRGIYAYGFEKPSAIQQRGIVPFCKGLDVIQQAQSGTGKTATFCAGILQQLDYGLVQCQALVLAPTRELAQQIEKVMRALGDYLGVKVHACVGGTSVREDQRILSSGVHVVVGTPGRVFDMLRRQSLRPDYIKMFVLDEADEMLSRGFKDQIYDIFQLLPSKIQVGLFSATMPPEALEITHKFMNKPVRILVKRDELTLEGIKQFYVNVEKEEWKLETLCDLYETLAITQSVIFVNTRRKVDWLTDKMRSRDHTVSATHGDMDQNTRDIIMREFRSGSSRVLITTDLLARGIDVQQVSLVINFDLPTQPENYLHRIGRSGRFGRKGVAINFVTRDDERMLSDIQRFYNVVIEELPSNVADLI; translated from the exons ATGGCTGGAATGGCACCTGAAGGATCTCAATTCGATGCTCGCCAATATGATGCCAAAATGAATGAGCT GATTTCACAAGATGGACAGGATTTTTTTGCCTCATATGATGAGGTTTTTGATAGTTTTGATGCTATGGGTCTCCAAGAGAACCTTCTAAGGGGCATTTATGCATATG GTTTTGAAAAACCCTCTGCAATCCAACAAAGAGGTATTGTTCCTTTCTGCAAGGGACTTGATGTCATTCAACAGGCACAATCAGGGACCGGAAAAACTGCAACATTCTGTGCTGGTATATTGCAGCAGCTTGATTATGGATTGGTACAGTGTCAGGCTTTGGTTCTTGCTCCAACTCGTGAATTAGCACAGCAGATTGAAAAGGTGATGCGTGCACTTGGCGATTATCTTGGCGTCAAAGTTCATGCTTGTGTTGGAGGAACTAGTGTTCGTGAAGACCAGCGGATTCTTTCTAGTGGGGTTCATGTCGTAGTGGGGACACCTGGTCGTGTATTTGACATGTTAAGAAGACAGTCTCTCCGCCCTGACTACATCAAGATGTTTGTTCTAGACGAGGCAGATGAAATGCTTTCTCGTGGTTTCAAGGATCAG ATATATGACATCTTTCAGCTGCTTCCTTCTAAAATTCAAGTTGGCTTATTCTCTGCCACAATGCCTCCCGAGGCTCTTGAGATTACTCACAAGTTTATGAACAAGCCTGTGAGAATCCTTGTGAAGCGAGATGAGCTCACTTTGGAGGGTATCAAGCAATTCTATGTCAATGTAGAGAAGGAAGAGTGGAAGCTCGAGACCTTGTGTGATCTCTATGAGACGTTGGCCATCACACAGAGTGTAATTTTTGTCAACACTCGACGCAAGGTAGATTGGCTGACTGACAAAATGAGGAGCAGGGATCATACGGTCTCAGCAACCCACGGAGACATGGATCAGAACACTAGGGATATTATAATGCGAGAGTTTCGCTCTGGCTCCTCTCGTGTACTCATCACCACTGATCTTCTTGCTCGTGGTATCGATGTGCAACAGGTCTCCCTGGTTATAAATTTTGATCTGCCGACCCAGCCGGAGAACTATCTTCATCGTATTGGGCGAAGTGGCCGTTTCGGGAGAAAGGGTGTGGCAATCAACTTTGTCACCCGTGACGATGAAAGAATGTTGTCTGACATCCAGAGGTTTTACAATGTGGTGATCGAGGAGCTGCCATCCAATGTCGCAGACCTAATCTGA
- the LOC135671010 gene encoding pathogen-associated molecular patterns-induced protein A70-like: MEESLPSMLASMCGWFTPTVLFVLLNLVIGGIAVASKSSHHHQPGTAADDDGGAYPCRFLARSPSIVLDRLRSFNLHRCRSGEIPPPFEASDHRPEHSGRSQSEPQPTAGEMPPRLSVPIKKPASEESAFPHFHEAEVDEAAAAAAATETVDPAEGDGDEEVDARADDFINRFRHQLKLQRMASIMRYRAMPNRGR; the protein is encoded by the coding sequence ATGGAAGAGTCGCTGCCGTCGATGTTGGCCTCGATGTGCGGCTGGTTCACGCCGACCGTCCTCTTCGTCCTCCTCAACCTCGTCATCGGCGGCATCGCCGTCGCCTCCAAGTCATCCCACCATCACCAGCCCGGCACCGCGGCGGACGACGACGGCGGAGCCTACCCTTGCCGTTTCCTCGCCCGCTCCCCCTCCATCGTCCTCGACCGCCTTCGCTCCTTCAACCTCCACCGCTGCCGCTCTGGCGAGATCCCCCCTCCCTTCGAGGCCTCCGATCACCGCCCCGAACATTCAGGACGGAGTCAGTCGGAGCCGCAGCCGACGGCCGGGGAGATGCCGCCGAGGCTGTCGGTGCCGATCAAGAAGCCGGCCAGCGAGGAGTCGGCGTTCCCGCACTTCCACGAGGCGGAGGTCGAtgaggcggcggcggcagcggcagcgacagAAACCGTGGATCCGGCCGAAGGAGACGGCGACGAGGAGGTGGATGCGCGGGCTGATGACTTCATCAATCGGTTCCGGCATCAGTTGAAGCTGCAGCGCATGGCATCCATCATGAGGTACAGGGCGATGCCCAACCGTGGCCGTTAA